From the genome of Medicago truncatula cultivar Jemalong A17 chromosome 2, MtrunA17r5.0-ANR, whole genome shotgun sequence:
AATTATATGTTGCATTTGCTATCCAAAAGTTTTATGATTCTTCAAACTCAGTTCCTTCGTCTACCAAATTATTAACCAGTCTCGGAAAACAATTACAGCTCAGGTTCTTCCACTGGTGGTACCGTAGCAAAGGATGCCGTTGGCAATGATGTGGTTGCAGCAGAATGGCTAAAGTCACATGGACCCGGTGACCGTACTCTTACACAAGGATTAAAGGTAAGTGTTCAATTGCAAACTGGTTAGTGTGTCTCCATTATAAGTCGTTTTCATTAGCTATTctagagagcttatgaaaatgaCTTATAgataaacacttatatgataagcttttatgctataagcacttAAGATACTGTTTGAAAGAGTGAAATAAATTCCTTCTCAAGCTTCCACCATAATAACTACTTTGATAAATTCAATAACAGGGTGATCCTACCTATCTTGTGGTAGAGAGTGACAGAACACTTGCAACATTTGCAATTAATGCCGTATGCACTCACCTCGGGTGTGTCGTGCCATTTAATCAAGCTGAGAAGAAGTTCATCTGCCCCTGCCATGGATCTCAGTACAATGACCAAGGAAGAGTTGTGAGAGGACCTGCTCCTTTGGTAAGCACGTTGGAAAACCTTGCCAATTGACAAACTAGTTTAGctgcaattttttttgactTAGAAGCATAAATGCATAATCATGAAAACAATAGCTCATGACAAACTAGTTTAGCTGCAATCCttgggcctgtttggattaaaCTTATTTAcgcttatctactgacatagaCACACTGTTTGAGgaagtttatgaaaacaatagctcatgacatgtccataaactattttcagcttatttctatACGCTCTCTAGGACAGCTTATAGCTTACGTGAAACAAGCtcgactttattttatattttattataaaaatagcatataaataagaacttatatgataaacattTACGCTATAAgtgtttaattaaattgtttagtGATAGGCCcccatgagcttaactcagtagagacattgcataatatatgtagggcCCCGCACATcctacttattcaccttaagagGTGAATTTATAGTtgctaggctacttgaccagaaaaataaataaatttgtttagtGATAGGATAGCTTAGAGTTgttcaattttatctttaattatctaagCAGAATGTACTTGTTCCTGGAATACTTATGAACATTTTTGCTCTTTATGTTGGACAGTCTCTTGCATTGGCACATTGTGATGTTGGTGTGGATGATGGGAAGGTTGTGTTTGTTCCTTGGGTTGAAACAGATTTCAGAACAGGTGATGCTCCATGGTGGTCTTAGACTTCTTAAAGCTGTCTCTATATTGTAATATATATTCAAACCTGAAATTCAAACATTTCTGTTTTGTATTAATGCATAAACACATTTTGtaatcaaattaatattatgtCAATTGAAGATGGTATAAGGTGAAAAGGAACATGGACATTGCTTGCTTTTCCCCATAAATTTTCACTTTTTGCGTCGATCGTCTCACATTTGTTGATATATGACTTGAACAAGTGTTTATAAATGAAAGACATTTTTCACCTTATAAGTTAGTTCTCAAAGGTTTATTTAGCCTCAATTCAAACTCTTAAGATTTTGTGTCCCCTCTCATAGAGGCTTTCTTTCCTTTCCTATATCTggtcttctttttttcttttttttttttttttttttttttttaaagcaaagcATAGTTTTCTCTCCTTATATTTGTAATGCTGAATGTATTTTATACTTACTATAGTGTGGTAATTGTAAGTTAAAATAGGAATTctgttaaatataaaatatgtaatttcatttatttttaccatACTAAATCAAAGTCTGATTTTACAAGTGGTTGTTGTGGATTATGCATTATAGCAAAcaataaatttcatttaaaaactGAACCAAAAATTGTGTGAGCAATTTGACCAGTTCAAGCACTCTAGTGgataagataaaaaaagaaactaaccCGTAAAAGTGGAGGAAATAAACTGATTGGATGAGAATAGAGGAAAGACGGAAAAGTCACTTGAAGACTCAATCTTACCACAATATAaatgtgtgtgttctattttgAGTGGTACTTCCACAGTAAATCTCGCTAAAATTGTGTGAGCAATTTGACCAGTTCAAGGACTCTGGTGgataagataaaaaaagaaactaacccacaaaagtggaggaaaTAAACTGATTGGATGGAAATAGAGGAAAGATGGAAAAGTCATCTGAAGACTCAATCTTACCGCAATATAAatgtgtttgttatattttgaatGGGACTTCAAcacttaatttttcaatttacacAACACTACCTGAAAGACTCATAacttggtgtttaatcttcAACATCGTTATCTTCAAGTAGTAAACATATTTCACTCCTTAACCTTATTAATGATGCAATATTTATAAATACATATCATGTTTCCTGTCTAGTTTCCATTGGATGCAT
Proteins encoded in this window:
- the LOC11427739 gene encoding cytochrome b6-f complex iron-sulfur subunit, chloroplastic, encoding MSSTTLSPATPSQLCSGKSGISCPSIGLLVKPTRTQMIGKGKGMSITCQATGIPADRVPDMSKRETLNLLLLGALSLPTAGMLVPYGSFLVPPGSGSSTGGTVAKDAVGNDVVAAEWLKSHGPGDRTLTQGLKGDPTYLVVESDRTLATFAINAVCTHLGCVVPFNQAEKKFICPCHGSQYNDQGRVVRGPAPLSLALAHCDVGVDDGKVVFVPWVETDFRTGDAPWWS